A genomic region of Methanosarcina thermophila TM-1 contains the following coding sequences:
- a CDS encoding oligosaccharyl transferase, archaeosortase A system-associated produces the protein MSSQDHPVSSLQDKIRSSLPYTLAVAIVGFISLWVRTLPSDTVFLPGGVVKFATNDAWYHMRTLYVLLENYPNRMFYNPMTNYPYGSYIHFGPLFDQMIAITSFVLGMGNPSPQLVNTIAAYFPAVLGALTVIPVYYIGKYLGGRKTGLLAAILIAFAPGHFLQRSLIGFTDHHVAESLFSTFFMMFFMLALISAKEKKLRFEDVFNKNFRVLKEPLLYSVIAGVMYSAYQLSWPGGSLFLLITLIYAIFQYIIDNFRNESSDYLGFTGIATFLVSVVLIFPFVHPDMGFSLYYYSWFHVVTALGTLAGFAALSFLEREFKRKQIKAYYFPLLILGAGILGLVIIKFASPSLYSLIIHAPTTVFMIQKGGPSTIGEASSMFYQGGVFTLEKAFANFTVTGFFASLLGMFVLAANLFRKPKPQEVLVLIWSFLILFAIYGQNRFAYYYSINVSLLGAYLGGLLLDIVKWNELDQKFKNTVKSPADIPDAFKFVKIQQVLAVLAIVVLLVYPAYGSAMFQAKGSNDPNEPWLEATLWLRSNTPDPGMDFNAIYEAPKDGELFDYPDTAYGVMSWWDYGHYIEFFGHRMPNANPFQAGVGGRRVSIEEENQPGAASFFTAQSEEEGNAVLEAIDPRPDKAGARYIMSDARMATDIFGAMPAWTLDTEGYYQTIWTGRGYETIPSTRYFNSMEARLHIFDANGMKHYRMVHETEAYQTNEVVYKQVYNLVFGGNIPVIHTGYVKIFEYVKGANITGTASPNETVKISATILTGQGRTFEYTQSTTADSQGRYEFTVPYSTEGPIEGETQFDTAPVGPYVVSYGNTTKEVRVSEEAVLNGEEIKV, from the coding sequence ATGAGTTCTCAGGATCATCCTGTATCATCATTGCAAGATAAAATAAGATCCAGCTTGCCTTATACCCTAGCAGTTGCGATAGTTGGTTTTATATCTTTGTGGGTCAGAACCCTTCCTTCAGATACCGTATTTTTACCTGGCGGGGTTGTGAAATTCGCGACCAACGATGCCTGGTATCATATGCGTACTTTATATGTCCTGCTTGAGAATTACCCCAACAGGATGTTTTACAATCCCATGACCAATTATCCTTACGGGAGTTACATCCATTTTGGACCATTATTCGACCAGATGATAGCTATTACTTCCTTTGTTCTCGGGATGGGTAATCCCAGTCCCCAGCTGGTTAATACCATAGCTGCGTATTTCCCTGCAGTGCTTGGAGCTCTTACTGTTATTCCGGTTTACTACATAGGAAAATACCTTGGCGGGCGTAAAACAGGGCTTCTAGCTGCGATACTGATTGCGTTTGCTCCCGGTCACTTTCTTCAACGCTCTCTCATTGGTTTTACAGACCACCATGTGGCTGAATCGCTATTCAGCACTTTCTTTATGATGTTTTTCATGCTTGCTCTCATCTCGGCAAAGGAAAAAAAACTGCGTTTTGAAGATGTATTCAATAAGAACTTCCGTGTCCTGAAAGAGCCTTTACTGTACTCAGTTATTGCTGGTGTCATGTATTCCGCCTACCAGCTCTCCTGGCCAGGAGGTTCTCTTTTCCTCCTAATCACTCTCATTTACGCCATATTCCAGTATATCATTGACAATTTCCGCAATGAATCAAGCGATTATCTGGGATTTACGGGCATAGCCACATTTTTAGTAAGTGTTGTGCTCATCTTTCCTTTTGTGCATCCTGATATGGGTTTCTCGCTTTACTATTACTCCTGGTTCCATGTTGTCACTGCACTTGGGACACTGGCAGGTTTTGCAGCATTGAGTTTCCTTGAAAGGGAGTTTAAAAGAAAGCAAATAAAAGCTTATTACTTCCCTCTTCTCATCCTCGGAGCTGGAATTCTCGGGCTTGTAATTATCAAATTCGCGTCTCCCTCCCTTTATTCCCTGATTATACACGCCCCTACAACCGTTTTCATGATCCAGAAGGGTGGACCTTCTACCATTGGTGAGGCTAGTTCCATGTTCTACCAGGGTGGCGTATTTACCCTGGAAAAAGCTTTTGCAAACTTCACTGTTACAGGTTTCTTTGCTTCTCTACTGGGTATGTTTGTTCTGGCTGCAAACCTGTTCAGAAAACCAAAGCCTCAGGAAGTGCTGGTTCTTATCTGGAGTTTTCTTATTCTCTTTGCAATTTACGGCCAGAACCGTTTTGCCTACTATTATTCCATAAATGTTTCACTCCTGGGTGCTTACCTGGGAGGCTTGCTACTTGACATTGTGAAGTGGAATGAACTTGATCAGAAGTTCAAAAATACTGTAAAATCGCCTGCCGATATTCCTGATGCTTTTAAATTTGTCAAAATACAGCAGGTGTTAGCAGTCTTGGCTATAGTAGTACTTCTGGTTTATCCGGCATACGGATCTGCAATGTTTCAGGCAAAAGGCTCAAACGACCCCAATGAACCCTGGCTGGAAGCGACCCTCTGGCTTCGGTCAAACACCCCCGATCCCGGGATGGACTTCAACGCTATTTATGAAGCCCCGAAAGACGGGGAGCTTTTCGATTATCCTGATACTGCATACGGTGTTATGTCCTGGTGGGACTATGGGCACTATATCGAGTTTTTTGGTCACAGAATGCCCAATGCTAATCCTTTCCAGGCAGGTGTAGGAGGGCGCAGGGTGAGCATTGAGGAAGAAAACCAGCCAGGTGCTGCAAGCTTTTTCACAGCCCAGTCCGAAGAAGAGGGAAATGCTGTGCTTGAAGCTATAGATCCCAGACCTGACAAAGCAGGCGCACGTTACATAATGTCTGATGCCAGAATGGCCACGGACATATTTGGAGCAATGCCTGCCTGGACCCTTGATACTGAAGGGTATTATCAAACTATCTGGACAGGCAGAGGGTATGAGACTATACCTTCTACCCGATACTTCAATTCCATGGAAGCAAGGCTGCACATTTTTGACGCAAACGGCATGAAGCATTACCGTATGGTTCATGAGACTGAGGCATATCAAACCAATGAGGTAGTGTATAAACAGGTCTATAATCTTGTATTCGGAGGCAATATTCCAGTGATACATACGGGTTATGTCAAGATCTTCGAATATGTCAAAGGTGCAAACATAACAGGTACTGCATCCCCCAATGAAACCGTCAAAATAAGCGCTACAATCCTTACAGGACAGGGACGTACCTTTGAATACACGCAGTCAACAACTGCGGATTCTCAGGGCAGGTACGAGTTTACAGTACCCTATTCAACTGAGGGTCCGATTGAAGGCGAGACTCAGTTCGATACTGCACCTGTGGGACCCTATGTAGTGAGTTACGGCAATACGACAAAAGAGGTTAGGGTAAGTGAAGAAGCTGTGTTAAACGGAGAAGAGATAAAGGTCTGA
- the hacB gene encoding homoaconitase small subunit, which yields MMENPIIGRVWKFGDDIDTDVIIPGKYLRTKDMQIFAAHAMEGIDPEFAKKVKPGDIIVAGKNFGCGSSREQAPLALKHAGIACVVAKSFARIFFRNAINVGLPLIEADIECQEGDEIKVDLLKGEVTVPGKGTFKGNKLPGFLLQILADGGLVAHRKKVQSEQKE from the coding sequence ATGATGGAAAATCCTATAATAGGTCGAGTCTGGAAATTTGGAGACGATATCGATACAGATGTGATTATTCCCGGAAAATACCTGCGAACCAAGGATATGCAGATATTTGCAGCTCATGCAATGGAAGGTATTGACCCGGAATTTGCAAAAAAGGTAAAACCAGGTGACATTATTGTGGCAGGCAAAAACTTCGGTTGTGGCTCCTCGCGAGAACAGGCTCCACTCGCTCTAAAACATGCGGGCATTGCCTGTGTAGTCGCAAAATCTTTTGCAAGGATCTTTTTCCGAAATGCAATCAACGTGGGTCTGCCCCTAATAGAAGCAGATATTGAATGTCAGGAAGGTGACGAGATTAAGGTTGACCTTTTAAAAGGCGAGGTTACAGTTCCAGGAAAAGGTACTTTCAAAGGAAACAAATTACCGGGTTTCCTGCTCCAGATACTTGCTGACGGAGGGCTTGTAGCTCACAGGAAAAAAGTCCAGAGTGAGCAAAAGGAATAA
- a CDS encoding DUF7714 family protein, producing the protein MIFPDEYKNVGVTESFCPGTEEPIYFLTDYLIVKKGDPLTGNSEYAIYRVKKSGEGLLRKVEALETIASGEEVVKYDRELNIKDRALLIETAEKLCTGKVNTVIFTGVDKHVTFVHKPDLSGILELEILDVAPPYPSWLSLVIRRLEASGIFGDLQVRFTEKVIDLRQFEGKNTVFPCSASGLEGKCLDSDVITENGHLLVGCEISKTLFEMRFPELEYSFVDICPFKSEIVMPSKPFITRCCRSENSGLVKISGFDGAVVHWGASEYQVAEAVRNLVKMLRQGSEDFNRQP; encoded by the coding sequence ATGATTTTTCCTGATGAATATAAAAATGTGGGCGTGACAGAATCCTTCTGCCCGGGCACAGAAGAGCCAATCTATTTTCTGACTGACTATCTGATTGTCAAAAAAGGAGACCCCCTGACCGGCAACTCAGAGTATGCAATTTATCGTGTGAAAAAAAGCGGAGAGGGACTGCTCAGAAAGGTTGAAGCTCTTGAGACAATAGCCTCGGGAGAAGAAGTAGTGAAATATGATAGGGAGCTGAACATAAAAGACCGCGCACTCCTGATAGAAACTGCCGAGAAGCTCTGTACCGGCAAAGTGAACACGGTAATTTTCACAGGTGTAGATAAGCACGTTACTTTTGTCCATAAGCCTGACCTCTCAGGCATACTTGAACTCGAAATCCTTGATGTTGCTCCTCCTTATCCTTCCTGGCTTTCCCTGGTTATACGACGGCTTGAAGCCAGTGGAATCTTCGGGGATTTGCAGGTCAGGTTTACTGAAAAGGTGATTGATCTAAGGCAGTTTGAAGGGAAAAACACTGTTTTCCCATGCAGTGCATCTGGACTGGAAGGAAAATGCCTGGATTCGGATGTAATAACGGAGAACGGACATCTACTGGTAGGGTGCGAGATTTCAAAAACCCTTTTTGAGATGCGCTTTCCTGAACTTGAGTATTCCTTTGTAGATATCTGTCCTTTTAAATCTGAGATAGTTATGCCCTCAAAACCTTTCATTACGCGCTGCTGCAGGTCTGAGAACTCAGGGCTTGTAAAAATCTCGGGTTTTGATGGTGCTGTAGTCCACTGGGGAGCATCGGAGTACCAGGTTGCTGAGGCTGTTCGAAACCTTGTGAAGATGTTGAGGCAGGGTTCTGAGGACTTCAACCGCCAGCCTTGA
- a CDS encoding manganese efflux pump MntP, with translation MSFLTNFLLGLGLAMDAFAVSMSSGTTIRPFRLNDALKLAFFFGGFQAFMPVLGWLGGSAVSGFVSDYAPWIAFGLLAFIGGKMIYEALYGDPDGKVSSLNYSILFVLAVATSIDALAVGISFAFLNTPILEPVIIIGCVTFFMSFCGAVLGYRIGHFFEHEVEIIGGLILIGLGIKTLVEHMF, from the coding sequence ATGTCTTTCTTGACTAATTTTCTTCTTGGGCTTGGACTTGCAATGGATGCATTTGCAGTTTCCATGTCAAGCGGAACCACAATAAGACCCTTTCGGCTCAATGATGCGCTTAAGCTGGCTTTCTTTTTCGGGGGGTTTCAGGCTTTTATGCCTGTGTTGGGCTGGCTTGGAGGGAGTGCAGTAAGCGGCTTTGTCTCAGATTATGCTCCATGGATTGCTTTTGGGCTTCTTGCCTTTATTGGAGGCAAAATGATTTACGAGGCTCTTTACGGAGATCCCGATGGAAAGGTAAGTTCCCTTAATTACTCGATACTTTTTGTACTCGCAGTCGCTACAAGCATAGATGCCCTTGCTGTGGGGATAAGTTTCGCATTTCTAAATACGCCTATTCTTGAACCTGTAATTATAATAGGCTGTGTGACCTTTTTCATGTCTTTCTGCGGAGCAGTCCTTGGATACAGAATAGGTCATTTCTTTGAGCACGAAGTCGAGATTATAGGAGGTCTTATTCTTATCGGGCTCGGCATAAAAACCCTTGTCGAGCACATGTTTTGA
- a CDS encoding isocitrate/isopropylmalate family dehydrogenase — translation MKLAVIEGDGIGREVIPAAVKVLDAFGLELEKVPLELGYTRWEKTGTAMSSDDLETIKGCDAVLFGAVTTVPDPSYKSILLTIRKELDLYANIRPIKPLPGITGVTGRSDFDFIIVRENAEGLYSGIEEIGPEFSWTKRIITRKGSERIAEYACKLAKGRKKRLIIVHKSNVLKSDKLFLDICRQTAAARGVEYEDMLIDSMAYSLMMHPERYDIVVTTNLFGDILSDMCAALVGSLGLVPSANIGDKYAFFEPVHGSAPDIAGKGIANPLAAILCVKMLLEWMGEARFQIIDEAIAHVLQQKIITPDLGGTASTMEVGNAVAEYVRKNL, via the coding sequence ATGAAACTGGCTGTAATCGAAGGTGATGGGATCGGCAGGGAAGTAATCCCTGCAGCTGTTAAAGTCCTTGACGCTTTCGGGCTTGAGCTTGAGAAAGTACCTCTGGAGCTAGGCTACACTCGATGGGAAAAAACAGGGACTGCAATGTCGAGTGACGATCTGGAGACTATAAAAGGATGCGATGCAGTTCTTTTTGGAGCCGTTACCACTGTGCCGGACCCAAGTTACAAAAGCATTCTCCTAACCATCCGAAAGGAACTTGATCTTTATGCCAATATTAGACCTATAAAACCTCTTCCCGGCATAACAGGGGTTACCGGGAGAAGCGACTTCGATTTTATTATTGTAAGGGAAAACGCTGAAGGGCTGTACTCTGGGATTGAGGAAATAGGACCTGAGTTTTCCTGGACAAAACGAATAATAACACGAAAGGGCTCCGAGCGAATTGCCGAATATGCCTGTAAACTTGCTAAGGGAAGGAAGAAAAGGCTGATAATTGTTCATAAATCCAATGTCCTGAAATCTGACAAACTTTTCCTTGATATCTGCAGGCAGACGGCAGCAGCTCGCGGAGTAGAGTATGAGGATATGCTGATTGACTCAATGGCTTACAGCCTTATGATGCATCCTGAAAGATATGACATTGTGGTTACAACTAACCTCTTTGGGGATATCCTGAGTGACATGTGTGCAGCTCTTGTAGGAAGTCTCGGCCTTGTCCCGAGCGCCAATATAGGAGATAAATATGCCTTCTTCGAACCTGTGCACGGAAGTGCACCTGATATTGCCGGAAAGGGCATTGCAAATCCGCTTGCTGCAATTCTCTGCGTAAAAATGCTACTGGAGTGGATGGGAGAAGCAAGATTTCAAATTATAGACGAGGCGATAGCCCATGTGCTTCAACAGAAAATTATCACTCCTGACCTCGGAGGAACAGCCAGCACAATGGAAGTCGGAAACGCGGTTGCGGAGTATGTGAGGAAAAATCTGTAA
- a CDS encoding cyclase family protein: MSGGFILRQFFDVSLLITEEMVVYPGKPSPSIQRYASIPRDNVNESILTLGSHTGTHVESRLHLQDGKESVADLPLDHFYGKCKVFDLIHVENEIHSQDLETFDIQPGDIVLLKTRNSTLGYVKFLENYVHLKMDAAEYLVNAGIKTLGFDYLSVKKPDGDDEVREILINNTTLFLGLNLAGVQEGEYTFLGLPLRINTDGAPARVILVKE; encoded by the coding sequence ATGAGTGGGGGTTTCATTCTGCGTCAGTTTTTCGATGTCTCATTGCTTATTACGGAAGAAATGGTTGTATACCCGGGAAAGCCGTCGCCATCTATTCAGAGGTATGCTTCTATCCCGAGAGATAATGTAAACGAATCTATTCTGACTCTGGGAAGCCATACAGGTACTCATGTAGAATCCAGACTGCATCTTCAGGATGGTAAAGAAAGTGTTGCTGACTTGCCTCTTGATCACTTTTATGGAAAATGCAAGGTTTTTGATCTTATCCATGTGGAGAACGAAATCCACAGCCAGGATCTTGAAACATTTGATATCCAGCCAGGAGACATAGTGCTTCTCAAGACCAGGAACTCAACCCTGGGGTACGTTAAGTTCCTTGAGAACTATGTGCACCTTAAAATGGACGCAGCTGAATACCTCGTCAATGCCGGAATTAAAACCCTAGGCTTTGACTACCTGAGCGTTAAAAAGCCTGACGGGGACGACGAAGTCCGTGAAATACTTATTAACAATACAACTTTGTTTTTAGGACTCAACCTTGCCGGTGTCCAGGAAGGGGAGTATACATTCTTAGGTTTGCCTCTACGTATAAACACGGACGGAGCTCCGGCTAGAGTAATACTTGTTAAAGAGTAA
- a CDS encoding ferritin family protein produces the protein MKSAYQSVVEEVKKLKGIEEAVALAIEREKEARDFYLSKAALMEDPKFKELYEYLANQEVTHLGYLERYRDKKELPVVSTEIPSGQSFTPEFDLGRTKGGEVTLGDAGILIAALRHERKSEDFYTEVAKRVEDESLRNFFQMLAGYERGHYELIDSFLDEITRFRMQT, from the coding sequence ATGAAAAGCGCATATCAAAGTGTAGTGGAGGAAGTAAAAAAGCTCAAGGGAATTGAAGAAGCAGTAGCTCTGGCGATTGAGAGAGAAAAAGAAGCAAGGGACTTCTACCTGAGTAAAGCTGCTTTAATGGAAGACCCTAAATTTAAGGAGCTTTATGAGTACCTGGCAAATCAAGAGGTAACACACCTTGGTTACCTTGAAAGATACCGGGATAAGAAAGAATTGCCCGTAGTAAGTACGGAGATTCCAAGCGGTCAATCTTTTACCCCTGAGTTTGACTTGGGACGTACAAAAGGTGGAGAGGTTACGCTTGGAGATGCGGGCATCCTTATTGCAGCCCTGAGGCACGAGAGAAAGAGTGAAGATTTCTATACTGAAGTCGCAAAAAGGGTTGAAGACGAAAGCCTGAGAAACTTCTTCCAAATGCTTGCAGGTTATGAGAGAGGGCATTACGAGCTAATTGACAGTTTCCTGGATGAGATTACCAGATTCAGGATGCAAACCTGA
- the afpA gene encoding archaeoflavoprotein AfpA — MVEPLNKEIKRIAWGITGSGDQMIETYSILVDIKNRTGVETMVFLSKEGETVMKWYHLWDKIQTDFPNFKVDAGPNSPFIAGPLQMGYYDFLLVAPATANTVAKIVHGIADTLVTNAVSQTAKGETPIFILPVDQKRGSVKTAAPSGKAFELRMREVDVTNSEKLAQMENITVLSSPFEIYDIFGLERPTEDITVKVRERKKTKAKKETKKETGT; from the coding sequence TTGGTAGAGCCTTTAAATAAGGAAATTAAGCGAATAGCATGGGGAATAACAGGTTCGGGAGACCAGATGATTGAGACCTACAGTATTCTGGTAGATATTAAGAACCGAACAGGGGTTGAAACGATGGTTTTTCTCTCCAAAGAGGGCGAGACCGTAATGAAATGGTATCATCTCTGGGACAAAATCCAGACCGATTTTCCTAACTTCAAAGTCGATGCAGGTCCCAACTCCCCATTTATTGCAGGCCCGCTGCAGATGGGATATTACGATTTCCTGCTGGTAGCCCCAGCAACTGCCAATACCGTGGCAAAGATAGTGCATGGGATTGCAGACACCCTTGTTACAAATGCAGTTTCTCAGACTGCAAAAGGAGAAACACCAATTTTCATCCTGCCAGTAGACCAGAAAAGGGGGAGTGTAAAAACCGCTGCTCCTAGCGGCAAAGCCTTTGAGCTTAGAATGCGCGAAGTAGATGTTACAAATTCGGAAAAACTTGCACAAATGGAAAATATTACAGTGCTCTCTAGTCCATTTGAGATCTATGATATCTTTGGACTCGAACGGCCTACTGAAGATATAACTGTGAAGGTGAGAGAGCGAAAGAAAACTAAAGCTAAGAAAGAAACCAAGAAAGAAACCGGGACGTAA
- a CDS encoding flavodoxin family protein has protein sequence MQETEARPIRILGISGSPRNMATDFLVREALKIAEEKYGAETYYFSVRGKKLNFCIHCDFCIRTKEGCVHKDDISAELYDKMIWADAWIIGTPVYQGTLSAQTKTIMDRCRAVLAQNPKIFLNKVGMGIADGGDRMGGQEPAIQTILNFYVINEMIPVGGGSFGANLGGTFWSKDKGAEGVSEDSEGMRSLRKTLKKLIQTTQLVRRASSEESEPLSSEMPQKAAK, from the coding sequence ATGCAAGAAACCGAAGCCAGACCGATAAGGATTCTCGGAATATCCGGAAGTCCCAGGAATATGGCGACTGATTTTCTGGTCCGGGAAGCGCTCAAGATTGCAGAGGAGAAATATGGAGCAGAAACTTATTACTTTTCTGTCAGAGGAAAAAAGCTGAACTTTTGCATCCACTGCGACTTCTGTATAAGAACAAAGGAAGGCTGTGTTCATAAGGATGACATCTCAGCTGAACTTTATGACAAAATGATCTGGGCAGACGCCTGGATTATTGGAACTCCGGTTTATCAGGGAACATTGAGTGCTCAAACCAAAACAATAATGGATAGATGCAGAGCCGTACTTGCCCAAAATCCCAAAATTTTTTTGAATAAAGTAGGGATGGGCATAGCTGACGGAGGAGACAGGATGGGAGGACAGGAGCCGGCAATCCAGACTATCCTGAACTTTTATGTGATCAATGAAATGATACCTGTGGGAGGGGGTTCTTTCGGAGCGAACCTGGGGGGAACGTTCTGGTCAAAGGACAAAGGAGCAGAAGGTGTATCTGAGGATTCTGAAGGCATGAGAAGCCTCAGAAAAACCCTGAAAAAGCTTATCCAGACAACCCAACTTGTAAGAAGAGCTTCTTCAGAAGAATCCGAACCCCTGTCATCTGAGATGCCGCAAAAAGCAGCCAAATAA
- a CDS encoding DUF2180 family protein: MLKCYDCFEKSKDTEAVGVCIVCGKGLCMEHIKEVEFPMKGGYPLPNLNLKKGLPRMMCRECIDTVFGEDMCV; encoded by the coding sequence ATGCTGAAATGTTACGATTGCTTTGAGAAGAGTAAAGATACCGAAGCCGTTGGTGTATGCATTGTTTGCGGTAAAGGTTTATGTATGGAGCATATTAAAGAGGTTGAGTTTCCCATGAAAGGGGGATATCCGCTGCCTAATTTGAATCTAAAAAAAGGGCTTCCCAGGATGATGTGCCGCGAATGTATAGACACTGTTTTTGGCGAAGATATGTGCGTATGA
- a CDS encoding DUF2180 family protein, whose translation MKCYECAREGKDTDAVGICIVCGRGVCKEHLIHEETPAWEGDYPIKLKPDLEHIKRIVCVPCHQALKENCLFNEVC comes from the coding sequence ATGAAATGTTATGAGTGCGCAAGAGAAGGTAAAGATACTGATGCTGTTGGAATTTGCATTGTCTGTGGAAGAGGAGTCTGCAAAGAGCATCTTATTCATGAAGAAACTCCTGCCTGGGAGGGGGATTATCCTATCAAGCTAAAACCCGACCTCGAGCATATTAAAAGGATTGTATGTGTTCCCTGTCATCAAGCCCTGAAGGAAAACTGTCTATTTAACGAGGTATGCTGA
- a CDS encoding right-handed parallel beta-helix repeat-containing protein — protein MLKRQLGTLFLVTCFILTTVPASLGAASTQSSKVITVAGDGSGDYNVDGKADDVEINQALEFAANNPGTTVYLKGPFTYDISDSLRIGSSTVLEGDSSVTIKLAKGLPLWGSRESSIAEKKAMLMIRGSSANDITIRGFTVDGSQSDHYPNVRLGTSSYNMATLIGVNGLTIQDMTFQNGCNDAMLISKSSNVMIDTVTVNKCGHDGVYAYHVNGITVKNSKFINRTNSSVRFDSVTDGVMINNECTTSGGGYAGLELQGTLKNIEASGNYFHDLPFPAVVRINTKETNVNIHDNRIENCG, from the coding sequence ATGCTTAAAAGACAACTAGGAACCCTATTCCTGGTAACATGCTTTATTTTAACAACTGTACCAGCTTCTTTAGGCGCTGCGAGCACACAGAGTTCAAAGGTAATAACTGTTGCAGGAGACGGAAGCGGAGACTATAATGTTGATGGGAAAGCCGACGACGTCGAGATTAACCAGGCTCTCGAATTTGCGGCAAATAACCCTGGCACAACTGTCTACCTTAAAGGTCCATTTACATACGATATAAGTGATTCTCTCAGAATCGGTAGCAGCACAGTCCTTGAAGGAGACTCCAGTGTAACAATTAAGCTTGCCAAAGGACTACCCCTCTGGGGCAGCCGCGAGAGCAGCATTGCAGAAAAGAAAGCCATGCTTATGATTAGAGGCAGTTCTGCAAACGACATTACAATTAGAGGCTTTACTGTTGATGGCAGTCAATCAGACCATTATCCTAACGTCAGGCTTGGAACTTCCTCCTACAATATGGCAACACTCATAGGCGTTAATGGATTAACAATTCAGGACATGACATTCCAGAACGGGTGTAACGACGCCATGCTTATTTCAAAATCCAGCAACGTCATGATCGACACAGTAACTGTAAACAAGTGTGGTCACGATGGTGTGTATGCTTATCATGTAAACGGCATTACAGTTAAGAACTCTAAATTTATTAACCGGACTAATTCATCCGTTAGGTTCGATTCCGTTACCGATGGTGTAATGATAAACAATGAGTGTACTACATCTGGTGGTGGATACGCTGGTTTGGAATTACAGGGAACTCTTAAGAACATAGAAGCCTCTGGTAACTATTTCCATGATTTGCCTTTCCCTGCAGTAGTACGTATAAACACAAAAGAAACTAATGTAAATATCCACGACAACAGAATTGAAAACTGTGGATAA
- the mer gene encoding 5,10-methylenetetrahydromethanopterin reductase — protein MKFGIEFVPSDPALKIAYYAKLSEQQGFDYVWITDHYNNRDVYSTLTILALNTNSIKIGTGVTNSYTRNPAITASSIASIAEISGGRAVLGLGPGDKATFDAMGIAWEKPLATTKEAIQAIRAFISGQKVSMDGEMVKFAGAKLAFKVGEVPIYMGAQGPKMLELAGEIADGVLINASHPKDFEVAVEQIKKGAAKAGRDPKEVDVAAYTCFSIDKDPAKAVNAAKVVVAFIVAGSPDLVLERHGIPVEAKSQIGAAIAKGDFGALMGGLVTPQMIEAFSICGTPEDCMKRIKDLEAIGVTQVVAGSPIGPDKEKAIKLIGKEIIAKM, from the coding sequence ATGAAGTTCGGAATTGAATTTGTGCCTAGCGATCCTGCCTTAAAGATCGCATATTACGCAAAGCTTTCAGAACAGCAGGGATTCGACTATGTCTGGATCACTGACCATTACAACAACCGTGATGTATACTCCACTCTCACCATTCTGGCTCTTAACACAAACAGTATAAAGATCGGCACTGGTGTTACAAATTCCTACACCAGAAATCCCGCAATTACAGCATCCAGCATTGCCTCGATTGCTGAAATTTCAGGTGGAAGGGCAGTCCTCGGTCTCGGTCCAGGAGACAAAGCAACCTTCGATGCCATGGGCATTGCATGGGAGAAACCTCTTGCAACCACCAAAGAAGCTATTCAGGCAATCAGAGCTTTCATCTCAGGCCAGAAAGTATCTATGGATGGGGAAATGGTTAAGTTTGCAGGTGCAAAGCTTGCCTTTAAAGTTGGAGAGGTTCCCATTTACATGGGTGCACAGGGTCCCAAGATGCTCGAACTTGCCGGTGAGATTGCAGATGGCGTCCTTATAAATGCATCCCACCCGAAGGACTTCGAAGTTGCTGTCGAGCAGATCAAGAAAGGAGCTGCAAAGGCAGGCCGTGACCCGAAAGAGGTCGATGTTGCAGCATACACCTGCTTCTCAATTGACAAAGACCCTGCAAAGGCAGTCAATGCCGCAAAAGTCGTTGTTGCATTCATTGTTGCAGGTTCTCCTGACCTTGTTCTTGAGCGCCATGGAATTCCAGTTGAAGCCAAGAGCCAGATAGGTGCAGCAATTGCCAAGGGAGACTTCGGAGCTCTCATGGGCGGACTTGTAACCCCCCAGATGATTGAGGCTTTCTCCATCTGCGGAACTCCTGAGGACTGCATGAAGAGAATCAAGGACCTGGAAGCAATCGGAGTTACCCAGGTTGTTGCCGGATCTCCGATCGGTCCTGACAAAGAAAAAGCAATAAAGCTTATAGGTAAAGAAATCATTGCAAAGATGTAA